One genomic segment of Rhinopithecus roxellana isolate Shanxi Qingling chromosome 6, ASM756505v1, whole genome shotgun sequence includes these proteins:
- the OPN1SW gene encoding short-wave-sensitive opsin 1 produces the protein MRKMSEEEEFYLFKNISSVGPWDGPQYHIAPVWAFYLQAAFMGTVFLVGLPLNAMVLVATVRYKKLRQPLNYILVNVSLGGFLLCIFSVFPVFVASCKGYFVFGRHVCALESFLGTVAGLVTGWSLAFLAFERYIVICKPFGNFRFSSKHALTVVLATWTIGIGVSIPPFFGWSRFIPEGLQCSCGPDWYTVGTKYRSESYTWFLFIFCFIVPLSLICFSYTQLLRALKAVAAQQQESATTQKAEREVSRMVVVMVGSFCVCYVPYAAFAMYMVNNRNHGLDLRLVTIPSFFSKSSCIYNPIIYCFMNKQFQACIMKMVCGKAMTDESDISSSQKTEVSTVSSSQVGPN, from the exons ATGAGAAAGATGTCAGAGGAAGAGGAGTTTTATCTGTTCAAAAATATCTCTTCAGTGGGGCCGTGGGATGGGCCTCAGTACCACATTGCCCCTGTCTGGGCCTTCTACCTCCAGGCAGCTTTCATGGGCACTGTCTTCCTTGTAGGGTTACCACTCAATGCCATGGTGCTGGTGGCCACAGTGCGCTACAAAAAGTTGCGGCAGCCCCTCAACTACATTCTGGTCAACGTGTCCTTGGGAGGCTTCCTCCTCTGCATCTTCTCTGTCTTCCCTGTCTTTGTCGCCAGCTGTAAAGGATACTTCGTCTTTGGTCGCCATGTTTGTGCTTTGGAGTCCTTCCTGGGCACTGTAGCAG GTCTGGTGACAGGCTGGTCACTGGCCTTCCTGGCCTTTGAGCGCTACATTGTCATCTGTAAGCCCTTCGGCAACTTCCGCTTCAGCTCCAAGCATGCACTGACGGTGGTCCTGGCTACCTGGACCATTGGTATTGGCGTCTCCATCCCACCCTTCTTTGGCTGGAGCCG GTTCATCCCTGAGGGCCTGCAGTGTTCCTGTGGCCCTGACTGGTACACCGTGGGCACCAAATACCGCAGCGAGTCCTATACGTGgttcctcttcatcttctgctTCATTGTGCCTCTCTCCCTCATCTGCTTCTCCTACACTCAGCTGCTGAGGGCCCTGAAAGCT GTTGCAGCTCAGCAGCAGGAGTCAGCTACAACCCAGAAGGCTGAACGGGAGGTGAGCCGCATGGTGGTTGTGATGGTAGGATCCTTCTGTGTCTGCTACGTGCCCTATGCAGCCTTCGCCATGTACATGGTCAACAACCGTAACCATGGGCTGGATTTACGGCTTGTCACCATTCCTTCATTCTTCTCCAAGAGTTCTTGCATCTACAATCCCATCATCTACTGCTTCATGAATAAGCAG TTCCAAGCTTGCATCATGAAGATGGTGTGTGGGAAAGCCATGACAGACGAATCCGACATAAGCAGCTCCCAGAAAACAGAAGTTTCTACTGTCTCGTCTAGCCAAGTTGGCCCCAACTGA